The sequence TGGTGCGTGCGCCACAGTTTGGTGGCGTAGTGGATGAAGGGTACGTTGAGGAAGCCGATTATACCGAGTACTGCGCGATAGCGCGCACTTTGAACCGGATCTTCGAGGTAGGCGCGCAACATGTGATACGCCGCGAGAATGAGCCAGAGTATGAGGGTGAGGGTGAGTTGTGCATCCCAGACCCACCACGCGCCCCAGATGGGTTTTGCCCAGATGGCACCTGTGATTAAGACCAGGGTGCCAAAGAGCAAGCTCACTTCGGCTGAACAGGCGGCCCACAGGTCGCAGTTTTTGTCGCGTTTCCAGAGATAGAAGACGCTGAAGACGAAGCAGAGAAAGCTGCCCAAGAACATTGAGAAAGCAGATGGGACGTGGTAGTAGAAGATTTTTTGTGCCAGTCCCATTTCTTTTTCTATTCCGGCGTAAATGAATACCAGATAGGGCGCGATAGATAGGCAGATGAGCGCGAGAATGCCGAAGACAAATGGAAGGATGTAGGGTTTTTGGGGCATTGTCAATCCTCCAGGACATATTCGAATAAGAGCAGGCATGCGGCGATGTAGAGTGTGACAAAGGCTCCGCTGAGCACGAGCCAGTCTGTGATTTCACTGCCTTCGAGAACTGCGCGAAAGGATTCGATGGCTGCGAGAAGTGCCGGGATGAAAATGGGCAGTGTGAGCAGGGGCAAGAAGGCTTCTCGCAGTCGGGTGTTGAGCGACATTGCAGAGAAGAGGGTGCCAATGGCTGCAAGACCGAGGGTGCCCATCAAGATGGGCAAGATTAGACGCGGGAGTTCCTGTGCGATTTCCAGGTTGAGAAAGATGACGATGATGGGCAAGATGAGTGCCTGGAGTATGAGCATGGTGAGGGTGTTGCCCAGCATTTTGCCCAAAAAGATCGCGCCCGGGTCCACGGGTGTGAGGCGCAGTCCCATCAGGCAGTCGTTTTGTGTTTCGATGGCATAGGACCGGCTGAGGCCCAGCAGGCCTGCAAAAGCTGTGGCGATCCAGAAGATGCCGGGGGCTACGGTT is a genomic window of Gemmatimonadota bacterium containing:
- a CDS encoding heme exporter protein CcmB, whose translation is MPLFFTQTLAILQKDLKTEWRTRERLSAMAFFAFLVVIIFNFIYEPGSPIIKTVAPGIFWIATAFAGLLGLSRSYAIETQNDCLMGLRLTPVDPGAIFLGKMLGNTLTMLILQALILPIIVIFLNLEIAQELPRLILPILMGTLGLAAIGTLFSAMSLNTRLREAFLPLLTLPIFIPALLAAIESFRAVLEGSEITDWLVLSGAFVTLYIAACLLLFEYVLED
- the ccsA gene encoding cytochrome c biogenesis protein CcsA, producing the protein MPQKPYILPFVFGILALICLSIAPYLVFIYAGIEKEMGLAQKIFYYHVPSAFSMFLGSFLCFVFSVFYLWKRDKNCDLWAACSAEVSLLFGTLVLITGAIWAKPIWGAWWVWDAQLTLTLILWLILAAYHMLRAYLEDPVQSARYRAVLGIIGFLNVPFIHYATKLWRTHHPEVVRGEEISLPPDMKIAFFFCVITFFALFFALLFKRVSLAKAQDELESLKAEI